A region from the Paludicola sp. MB14-C6 genome encodes:
- a CDS encoding C39 family peptidase, translating to MKKVNKRISALVSLMLVVTMLFGTSSVWAKGNNNITTLEGLREYLVQLYPSQENVDIIDKYVNIFSNDSMFLKEYSESPNTALENVKSVIMDELSPQIMPSWYEGGIYGTNTPLIQQSTSYYCGVASALQVISSYGEEGGIAGSSYDDKQVNLAKDMGGVGTNGAIVYQVRNAINLYVGYRETYKDLDCTNIEIDSLELKIIQSLRVDAPVILHSIPKYLTSYYPSSADTGHYIVVKAYNPNTHMVLLSDCNYNNQYYGEFLVPLQQVYNSVHSERGRHIIYGG from the coding sequence ATGAAAAAGGTTAACAAAAGGATTTCGGCTTTAGTCAGTTTAATGTTAGTGGTAACAATGTTATTTGGAACGAGTAGCGTGTGGGCGAAAGGCAATAATAACATTACCACACTTGAGGGATTACGTGAATATTTGGTTCAATTATATCCTTCGCAAGAGAATGTCGATATAATCGATAAATACGTAAATATATTTTCCAATGATAGTATGTTTTTAAAAGAATACAGTGAATCTCCTAATACAGCCTTAGAAAATGTTAAATCAGTAATAATGGATGAATTGTCACCTCAAATAATGCCAAGTTGGTATGAGGGAGGTATATACGGTACTAATACACCGTTGATACAACAAAGCACATCGTATTATTGTGGTGTAGCTTCAGCATTACAAGTAATATCTTCATATGGGGAAGAAGGAGGAATTGCTGGATCATCTTATGATGACAAACAAGTAAATTTAGCAAAAGATATGGGCGGGGTCGGAACTAATGGAGCAATTGTATATCAAGTGCGGAATGCCATTAACTTATATGTTGGATATCGTGAAACTTATAAAGACTTGGACTGTACTAATATTGAAATTGACAGTTTGGAGTTAAAAATTATTCAGTCATTAAGAGTAGACGCTCCTGTCATTCTGCATTCAATACCTAAATATCTGACATCATACTATCCGTCATCTGCAGATACAGGTCACTATATTGTTGTAAAAGCATATAATCCTAATACACATATGGTGTTACTATCAGATTGCAACTACAATAATCAGTATTATGGAGAATTCCTTGTTCCATTGCAGCAAGTATATAATAGTGTTCACAGTGAAAGAGGTAGGCATATTATTTATGGGGGATAA
- a CDS encoding terminase small subunit — MITKLDLKEQMFCYYYAKLQNVKEAALKAGYSKHNAERQGDKLLQRKEIVSHIKKLSQQQKT; from the coding sequence ATGATAACGAAACTAGACTTAAAAGAACAGATGTTTTGCTATTATTACGCAAAGCTGCAAAACGTAAAAGAGGCGGCATTAAAGGCCGGATACTCCAAACATAATGCAGAACGACAAGGCGATAAGCTGCTGCAACGAAAAGAGATTGTATCTCATATTAAAAAGCTAAGCCAACAGCAAAAAACATGA
- a CDS encoding PBSX family phage terminase large subunit yields MKIKPFSKKQLMLLTWWCSESKNRSYDAVIADGAVRSGKTLCMSISFVSWAFSRFHNQDFAICGKTVTSLRRNVIRPLIEVLHSLSFHCEEKLSKNYIEITYKNIHNRFYLFGGKDEGSASLIQGITLSGLMLDEVALMPRSFVEQALARCSVTGSKFWFNCNPEHPFHWFYTEWIQKASSKNALYLHFQMEDNPSLSKDILKRYQGLYSGTFYERFVLGKWVQAQGLIYPMFHMDSHSFATPPQSCSCYYVSCDYGTVNPTSMGLWGESNGKWYRLAEYYYASKVHMAHKTDEEYYQALENLCGHLPIRAVIVDPSAASFIECIRRHGKYKVVPAKNDVLTGIRQVSDALKSNKLLFSEDCKDTIREFSLYVWEQNARGDCPKKENDHAMDDIRYFVNTVVFEKQDNFFVMSAIR; encoded by the coding sequence ATGAAAATTAAGCCTTTTAGTAAAAAACAACTTATGCTACTTACTTGGTGGTGCAGCGAAAGTAAGAATCGCTCATATGATGCTGTCATAGCAGACGGAGCAGTTCGAAGCGGAAAAACACTTTGTATGTCTATCTCATTTGTTTCATGGGCATTTTCTCGTTTTCACAATCAAGATTTTGCAATATGCGGTAAAACCGTTACATCACTGCGACGTAACGTAATTCGTCCCCTTATCGAAGTACTGCATTCGCTTAGCTTTCATTGTGAAGAAAAGCTATCCAAAAACTATATTGAGATTACTTATAAAAACATCCATAACCGCTTTTACTTGTTTGGCGGTAAGGATGAAGGAAGTGCTTCGCTGATTCAAGGTATTACACTTTCAGGGCTTATGCTGGATGAAGTTGCGTTGATGCCACGTTCGTTTGTGGAACAGGCGTTGGCTCGTTGCTCGGTTACGGGTTCAAAATTTTGGTTTAATTGTAATCCCGAACACCCCTTTCATTGGTTTTATACAGAGTGGATTCAAAAGGCTTCTTCTAAAAATGCATTGTATCTTCATTTTCAAATGGAAGACAATCCTTCTCTATCCAAAGATATTCTCAAGCGATATCAAGGTCTTTATTCGGGAACATTCTACGAGCGGTTTGTTCTTGGAAAATGGGTTCAAGCACAAGGCTTAATTTATCCAATGTTTCATATGGATAGCCATTCGTTTGCTACTCCACCTCAATCCTGTTCTTGTTATTATGTTTCTTGTGATTATGGAACAGTCAACCCAACTTCTATGGGATTATGGGGCGAGTCAAACGGAAAATGGTATCGCTTAGCAGAATATTATTATGCTTCTAAAGTACATATGGCACACAAAACGGATGAGGAGTATTATCAAGCTTTAGAAAATCTTTGTGGACACCTACCCATTCGAGCAGTAATTGTTGATCCATCTGCCGCAAGCTTTATTGAATGTATTCGTCGACATGGCAAGTACAAGGTAGTTCCTGCAAAAAACGACGTATTAACAGGTATTCGTCAAGTGAGTGATGCATTAAAATCGAACAAACTCTTATTCTCTGAAGACTGTAAAGACACCATACGTGAGTTTTCACTTTATGTATGGGAGCAAAACGCAAGGGGGGATTGTCCCAAAAAAGAAAATGACCATGCAATGGATGATATTCGTTATTTTGTGAATACTGTAGTTTTTGAAAAGCAAGATAATTTCTTTGTAATGTCAGCAATTCGATAG
- a CDS encoding serine/threonine protein phosphatase gives MQTARSTTSRFSILDSYFPLHTPQNALYDALRESVPIIDAAIMKIIRLTGGFTLTCSDKLAQSELQHFTQTVKVGGASIGLESFICTYLENLLLYGNAVGEIVLNQSRTQAVGLYNASLNDITLKQGRNALEFIPCVKTDTGEPIPVSYPEYILFTALNPKPSDIYGNSLLKGLPFVASVLMKIYECIGNNFERIGNVRYAVTYRPKDDTIDPAVAKERATQIAQEWSNGINAAKNGQITDFISVGDVSIQAIGSDNQIIDTNIPVRQMLEQMIAKLGLPPFLLGLNWSTTERMSKQQADILTSELEYYRRLLTPIIQKICNTFLRLNGYSCGVSVSWSIINLQDEIEHARAAFYNAQAEKINRERGDI, from the coding sequence GTGCAAACTGCAAGATCTACCACTTCAAGATTTTCAATCTTAGACAGCTATTTTCCACTACATACTCCACAAAATGCTTTGTATGATGCATTACGAGAATCTGTTCCTATTATTGATGCAGCAATTATGAAAATCATTCGACTTACGGGTGGTTTTACGTTAACCTGCTCAGATAAGCTGGCTCAATCAGAACTACAGCATTTTACTCAAACCGTAAAAGTGGGTGGAGCATCAATAGGATTAGAAAGCTTTATCTGTACTTATCTGGAGAATCTTTTACTGTACGGAAACGCAGTTGGTGAAATTGTATTAAACCAAAGTAGAACACAAGCAGTAGGATTATATAACGCAAGCCTAAATGACATTACCTTAAAGCAAGGTAGAAACGCTTTGGAATTTATTCCATGCGTGAAAACCGATACAGGCGAACCCATACCTGTTTCGTATCCCGAATATATTCTATTCACCGCACTGAACCCAAAGCCGTCCGACATTTATGGAAATTCATTATTAAAAGGGCTTCCGTTCGTAGCTTCTGTACTAATGAAAATCTATGAATGTATTGGAAACAATTTTGAGCGAATTGGCAATGTTCGATATGCAGTCACATATAGGCCCAAAGATGATACGATTGATCCTGCTGTTGCAAAGGAACGTGCAACACAAATTGCACAAGAATGGTCTAATGGGATTAATGCTGCAAAGAACGGACAAATTACCGATTTTATCAGTGTTGGTGATGTTTCCATTCAAGCAATTGGTTCCGACAACCAAATCATTGATACCAATATTCCCGTTCGTCAAATGTTAGAGCAAATGATTGCTAAGCTTGGATTGCCTCCGTTTTTGCTTGGACTAAATTGGAGCACAACGGAACGAATGAGCAAACAACAAGCTGATATTCTAACTAGTGAGCTAGAATATTATCGCAGATTGCTAACGCCCATTATTCAAAAAATATGTAATACCTTTTTACGGCTTAATGGCTATTCATGCGGCGTTTCGGTATCTTGGAGTATTATCAATTTGCAAGACGAAATTGAACATGCACGAGCAGCATTTTACAACGCACAGGCTGAAAAAATCAACAGAGAAAGAGGGGATATTTAA
- a CDS encoding phage major capsid protein, which produces MAFYDNITLEKGMYHSNKSFSQVLEELDPTSNYQGSDLSNLDAFERQLKRFDIKVKGQQSDTLSKFFQTTQSAALFPEYVKRCVIQGLTEANILHDIIATNTKIDSFDYRPITCISNDEDKKLNRIAEGAQIPTTEIKMQDRLIQLYKRGRMLLASYEALKSQRLDLFAITLKQIGAYIAKSQLEDAIEVIQHGDDNLNVAEVVGAATAGTLTYDDLINLWSKFESFEMNRLLVAPDVMVKLLNIAELKNPATGLNFQATGKLSTPLGATLYRSSCIPSGKIIALDKNFALEKVTASEVSIDSDKLIDRQLERSAITSIAGFAKIFEGASKILEV; this is translated from the coding sequence ATGGCATTTTACGATAATATTACATTAGAAAAAGGTATGTATCACAGCAACAAGTCATTTTCACAAGTCTTAGAAGAACTTGATCCAACCAGTAACTACCAAGGAAGCGATTTATCCAATTTAGATGCGTTTGAACGTCAATTGAAACGATTTGACATCAAAGTAAAAGGTCAGCAATCCGACACACTTTCTAAATTCTTTCAAACCACTCAATCCGCAGCATTATTCCCCGAGTATGTAAAACGATGTGTGATTCAAGGATTAACAGAAGCAAACATCTTACATGATATCATTGCAACCAACACAAAAATCGATTCCTTTGATTATCGTCCGATTACTTGCATTTCCAATGACGAAGATAAAAAGCTCAACCGCATTGCAGAAGGTGCGCAAATTCCGACCACCGAAATTAAGATGCAAGACCGATTAATTCAGCTGTATAAACGTGGAAGAATGTTGCTTGCTTCTTATGAAGCTTTGAAATCCCAACGTTTAGATTTATTTGCAATCACCTTAAAGCAAATCGGTGCTTATATTGCAAAATCTCAATTAGAGGATGCCATTGAAGTGATTCAACATGGGGACGACAATTTGAATGTTGCAGAAGTTGTTGGAGCTGCAACTGCAGGTACTCTTACATATGATGATTTAATCAATTTATGGAGCAAGTTTGAAAGCTTTGAAATGAACCGCCTGCTAGTAGCTCCTGACGTAATGGTTAAGTTATTAAATATTGCGGAACTGAAAAATCCGGCAACCGGACTAAACTTCCAAGCAACTGGAAAGCTTTCTACTCCGCTTGGTGCAACATTATATCGTTCTTCTTGTATACCTAGCGGTAAAATCATTGCATTGGATAAAAACTTTGCATTAGAAAAGGTAACCGCAAGCGAGGTATCTATTGATAGTGATAAATTAATTGATCGGCAATTGGAACGATCCGCTATTACTTCAATAGCAGGCTTTGCAAAAATATTTGAAGGTGCTTCTAAAATATTAGAAGTATAA
- a CDS encoding 4Fe-4S binding protein encodes MSNKKSKKIRHIVQIGFFIVVLSIVIGKALNEAGIIIPFLSTASLHAVCPFGGVVSIYNYLASGTLVQKIHSSSIILMYAVFFLSILFGPVFCSWMCPLGTVQEFLGKIGKKIFGKRYNHIIPAKIDQYLRYLRYVVLALVIYNTAVSAKLVFQDVDPYYALFNMFTGEVAISAYIVLAVTLLLSLIIERPFCKYACPYGALLGTTNLVRLFKVKRNSTTCVNCKACDTACPMNIEVSSKNKIYNHQCISCLECTSESKCPVQDTVMLSLGGKK; translated from the coding sequence ATGAGTAATAAGAAAAGTAAAAAAATAAGGCACATTGTACAAATCGGATTTTTTATTGTTGTTTTATCCATTGTTATCGGCAAAGCTTTGAATGAAGCAGGAATAATCATACCATTTTTATCAACTGCTTCACTCCATGCTGTTTGTCCATTTGGGGGTGTTGTTTCCATTTATAACTATCTTGCTTCAGGAACATTGGTTCAAAAAATCCACAGCTCATCGATAATATTGATGTATGCGGTATTCTTTTTATCTATACTGTTCGGTCCTGTATTTTGCAGCTGGATGTGTCCGCTTGGAACAGTACAAGAGTTCTTAGGTAAGATAGGAAAAAAGATATTTGGAAAACGTTACAACCATATCATACCCGCAAAAATTGATCAGTATTTACGCTATTTAAGGTATGTTGTACTCGCTCTTGTTATTTATAATACTGCAGTAAGTGCTAAACTCGTTTTCCAAGACGTTGACCCGTATTACGCACTATTTAATATGTTCACAGGTGAAGTTGCAATTTCAGCATATATTGTGCTTGCAGTTACATTGTTATTATCGCTTATAATTGAGCGTCCGTTTTGTAAGTATGCATGCCCATATGGAGCATTGCTCGGAACGACGAACTTGGTCAGATTATTCAAAGTTAAAAGAAATTCAACTACTTGTGTAAATTGTAAAGCTTGTGATACAGCGTGTCCTATGAATATTGAAGTATCATCTAAAAATAAAATATACAATCATCAATGTATTTCTTGTCTTGAATGTACAAGTGAAAGTAAATGCCCGGTGCAGGATACCGTAATGCTCTCGCTGGGAGGGAAGAAATAA
- a CDS encoding response regulator transcription factor: MHYILIADDNEQISSIISEYSKKEGYTPLIADNGQEALDKFNEFSPDIILLDVMMPIMDGFEVCREVRKKSNVPIIMITARGEDFEKIMGLDIGADDYIVKPFSPGEVMARVRAILRRASKDNDDAQIYKYDNLTINLDTYTVTINKEVLSLTKKEIEILWTLAINKNKVFSRDNLLNSLWGYDYFGDARTVDSHIKRLRAKLDKYPHTNWDIKTIWGVGYKFEVNQDEK; encoded by the coding sequence ATGCATTATATCTTAATTGCAGACGATAACGAGCAAATTTCATCTATTATATCTGAATACTCTAAAAAAGAGGGATATACTCCGTTGATTGCAGATAACGGACAAGAAGCTCTTGATAAATTTAATGAATTTTCACCCGATATTATTTTGCTTGACGTTATGATGCCCATTATGGATGGATTCGAAGTTTGTAGAGAAGTTCGGAAAAAATCAAATGTGCCAATCATTATGATTACCGCTCGTGGGGAAGATTTTGAAAAAATTATGGGGCTTGATATTGGTGCAGACGATTATATCGTAAAACCTTTCTCTCCCGGAGAAGTTATGGCAAGAGTCAGAGCCATTCTCCGCAGAGCCTCAAAAGATAATGATGATGCACAAATCTATAAATATGATAATCTTACTATAAACCTCGACACTTATACCGTAACGATTAACAAAGAAGTTCTATCTTTAACCAAAAAAGAAATTGAAATATTATGGACTCTTGCAATTAACAAAAACAAGGTTTTTTCAAGGGATAATTTATTAAACAGTCTTTGGGGATATGATTATTTTGGTGATGCTCGCACTGTGGATTCCCATATTAAGCGTTTGAGAGCAAAACTTGACAAGTACCCTCATACGAATTGGGATATTAAAACAATATGGGGTGTTGGCTATAAGTTTGAGGTTAATCAAGATGAAAAATAA